The following coding sequences are from one Microbacterium sp. SORGH_AS_0969 window:
- a CDS encoding triacylglycerol lipase codes for MTDAVVLVSGGAAVTPYTDTEHAAASGLAAGNTMTALRAHLLDRGIRVFTAPARIGAGEVREDAGWQGFADVPVVLPAEVTINAVGRVDDAGVALAGFLRHLAATEGVGSVDLVGHSMGGLFSRAAIRELAGDGPRVERLVTLGTPWDGSVLGDLLDDEITEADAHGDPATLQIFAEARPYADANSEGAAAEVSRRFLRGWNDRQAGVLDGIPVTAIGAGYFSAATEPVQLWPHDGLVSLTSGRADEVPAAVLPEVERHSFPDHVHSIFLAEGFGLPWERALTWDPAVFAVVDAALGR; via the coding sequence ATGACCGATGCCGTCGTCCTCGTCTCCGGCGGTGCCGCCGTCACCCCGTACACCGACACCGAGCACGCGGCGGCGTCGGGTCTGGCGGCGGGCAACACGATGACCGCGCTCCGCGCGCACCTCCTCGACCGTGGCATCCGCGTCTTCACCGCGCCGGCGCGGATCGGGGCGGGGGAGGTGCGGGAGGATGCTGGGTGGCAGGGCTTCGCCGACGTGCCGGTCGTGCTGCCCGCCGAGGTGACGATCAACGCGGTCGGTCGCGTCGACGACGCGGGCGTGGCACTCGCCGGGTTCCTTCGTCATCTCGCCGCCACGGAGGGTGTGGGCAGCGTCGACCTCGTCGGGCACTCGATGGGCGGGCTGTTCTCGCGCGCCGCGATCCGCGAGCTCGCCGGCGACGGCCCGCGGGTCGAGCGTCTCGTGACGCTCGGCACCCCGTGGGACGGTTCGGTCCTCGGCGACCTGCTCGACGATGAGATCACCGAGGCCGACGCGCACGGCGACCCGGCGACGCTGCAGATCTTCGCCGAGGCCCGCCCCTACGCCGACGCGAACTCCGAGGGCGCCGCGGCCGAGGTGTCACGTCGATTCCTGCGGGGCTGGAACGATCGCCAGGCGGGAGTGCTCGACGGCATCCCGGTGACCGCGATCGGCGCGGGGTACTTCTCGGCGGCGACCGAGCCGGTGCAGCTCTGGCCGCACGACGGACTCGTCTCGCTCACGAGCGGTCGGGCCGACGAGGTGCCGGCCGCGGTGCTCCCCGAGGTCGAGCGGCATTCGTTCCCCGATCACGTGCACAGCATCTTCCTCGCCGAGGGCTTCGGTCTGCCGTGGGAGCGTGCGCTGACGTGGGATCCGGCGGTGTTCGCGGTCGTGGACGCGGCGCTCGGGCGCTGA